A window of Sphingobacterium sp. SRCM116780 contains these coding sequences:
- the secG gene encoding preprotein translocase subunit SecG, translated as MQGLLIALIILASILLSFLVLIQNPKGGGLSSGFAGGTNIMGVKRTGDFLEKGSWGLVIAIMIFCLAFNIVTPTTTATVGGGLGNQIEAPAQSNPLNLNNTKQPSAPAQQAPVQKPVADSTK; from the coding sequence ATGCAAGGACTATTAATTGCTCTTATAATTTTGGCAAGTATTTTATTATCATTCTTAGTTTTAATACAGAATCCAAAAGGAGGAGGTTTATCATCAGGATTTGCTGGTGGAACCAATATTATGGGTGTAAAACGCACAGGTGACTTTTTAGAAAAAGGTTCTTGGGGGTTAGTGATTGCGATCATGATTTTCTGTCTAGCTTTCAATATCGTTACTCCAACGACAACTGCTACAGTAGGTGGTGGTTTGGGGAATCAAATTGAAGCTCCTGCGCAATCAAATCCATTGAATTTGAATAATACAAAACAACCTTCTGCACCAGCTCAACAAGCGCCAGTACAGAAACCAGTTGCAGATTCGACGAAATAA